A region of the Parafrankia irregularis genome:
TCCGAGTCCGCGCCCGCCTGCTCGGCGGCGAGGCGCGCAAGCGGCAGGGAGACGGCGGTGTCCCGCCGTACGGCGGTGCTCTCCGGCGGCGGCGCGTCGTCCTCGAGCGCGAACTCCTTGCTCGTCGCCTGGGCGAGGGAGCCGTCGCGCAGGCGCAGCACCTGGCTGTTGCGGTCCAGCGCGCTGACCCGGACAGCCACCACGGTCGGGATCCGCTCGGCGCCCTCGAGGTCGAGGTTCACCGTCAGCCGGTGACTGTGCCGGCTGCCCGCGACCTTCGCGGAGGGCAGGGTCACGTCGAATTCGGTCTCGTCGCCGTAGTACTCCTCCGACGGGACGATCTCCACCTGCCAGCGTGCGACATCCTTGGGCCTGGTTGGCTCCGTCGACCAGCTGACCTTCACGAAGCCACCGCGGGACGAACAGGTCGGCAGCGCGCCGTCCGCACCCAGACGCAGGCCGGTGCTGGCGGCGATGATGCCCGCCTCGTTGGCGAACGGCTCGACCTGCAGTGTCACCAGATCGCTGTCGACCGGAAGGTCCAGCGGCCAGCGGTTGAACGCCAGGTCCGTGGTGTCGTCGGCCAGGTCGCGCAGCCAGCCGCGCTCGGACAGTCGTGGCACCGCGACGAGGAACCGTTCGATCGCCCGGTACCGCTCGTCGTCCTTGCGTAGCGGGCATTCGGCGAGCCGGCTGCGCGCGTCCGTCTGCGAGCGGCCCGGCTTGACCAGTTCGCCGACGCATTGGGCGTTCGCGTCGAGCCGGGCCGCGAACGAGGCGCCGCCGCTGTCCGGGATCAGGCCGAGCAGGTGCAGGTGCGTGCCGGCGGCGTGGGTCGCGGCCGTGGCCCCGCCCGCGACCGGGTCGGCCGCGGCGGCGCCGACCGCGAGCAGGTACTCGGCGCGGGCCTGCCGCGAGCGCGGGAACGCGCCGCGGCGCACCGTCGCCTGAACCTGGCTGACCAGGTCGCGCAACGGCCGGTCCAGCCGGTACAGGGCGTCCCGGGCGATGCGGGCGAACAGGTCCTGGATGTCGATCGACTCGAACGAGTTCTCCAGGCTGCTCGCCGCGGGGCTGTCGACGCCCGCGGGCACGAGCAGCAGCAACGCGGCTGACTTGCGGTTGCGCAGCTCGATGGCGCGTTCCGGCGGGATGATCGCGTCGCTGTCGTCGCTGTCGTCGCTGTCGTCGCTGTCGTCGCTGTCGTGGCTGCCACTGCGGCCTGCGCCGTCCCGGCTGGCGGCGCCGAGAACCGCGACAACGACGGAGCCGCCCGCCGTGGTCTCGGCGAGCGTACTGGTCACCGCGTCGCGTACCGCGTGGCAGTCGCGGGTGCCCAGATGGTCGAGCCGCAGGCAGCGGCCCGGCGCGGCCGTGCGCAGGTAGTCGGCCACCAGCCGGTCGGCGACCCGGGTGGCGAGCAGGGGGCTCAGATCAGTCATCGCCGCGCTCCGGCAAGAGGGTTGATCACATACTGGGCGTTGAAGTCGTCGGCGAGGTCCGCGAAGAACCCCATCTGATGCAGGCGGCCGGTAAACGCGGCGAGGTTCCCGCTCGCGACCGCGCGGGACGATGCGTCGTCCCGCGCGCCCGGCGGGCGGTGGACCAGCAGGCCCCAGCGATGCTCCAGCACGTCGAGCAGGTCGGCGAGCCGCATCCGCGGCGCCGGGGCTCCCTTCGCCGGGTCCATCAGGGTGGCCAGCAGCAGGGTGGTGAGCAGCTCGTCGGTCATCGCGTAGCGCCAAGCCCGCCGGCCTCGCAGGTTCCCGCGCAGCAGCCCGGCCTGTTTGCGCAGGCCGCCGGTGTTCCAGAGCCAGCTTCCGGCGCTGGTCACGGCCTTGGACGCCTGCGACTGGCGGATCGCCGCGAGGACGAGGTCGAGCTGCGAGCCGTCGGGCGCCAGTGCGGCGAGCTCGGCCCTGGCGTCGGCCTCGGGCACCCGCAGCTCGGTGCTGGTGGTCTCGACGATCCGGCCCAGGTCGAGGCCGGCCCGCCATTCGACGTACTCCAGCCCGCGGATGCCGACCAGCGCGGCGAGCCAGTCCGGGCCCGACTTGCCCTCCACGTACGTCCGCAGCCGCTGCTCGTTGACCGCGTATCGGTCAAGGGTCTTGAGCAGGATCATGTTCTCGAAGTAGGCCGGCAGCCGCTCCAGGTCACGCGCGACGCACTCGCCGGCGAGCCGGTCGGAGTCGCCGCCCGTCTGCCGGGTGAAGTCGACGTAGAGCTCGGTGCGGGCGGGATGCAGGTCGCGACTGAGGTCGACTGGCGGCGGCTGCCCCACGCCACCCCGGCACAGCTCGCCGACCACGGTGAACAGCCGCAGGGTCATGGTGAACAGACCGATGTTCAGCAACGCCGCGAGATGCCGTGCCAGGGCGATCGTGGGCAGCCGGGTGCGGTAGACGGTCAGGAAGTCGAGCAGCAGGTCACCGAGGGCGATCATCACCCCGGGCATGACGGGGCTCCAGTCCAGGTCGGCCCGGGTCGCCATGACCTTCCCCGGCTGGAAGCCCTCCAGGTAGTAGAGGCTGAGCAGCACGTTCGCGTCGAGGTCGTCGGTCTTCCCGTCGAAGGCAGGGACGCCGAACGCGTCGATGGCGACACCGCGGCCGAACGCCTCCCGGAACAGCCGTTGCAGTGTCTGCTCCGGGTTGGGCGCGCCCCGGCGCAGCAGCGCCTCCTTCAGCAGCCGGTACACGACCACGTGGACCTTGCGGTGGCGGGCGCCCTCGGTCGGCAGGCCGGCTCGGTACGCACCGATGTGGATCGGCTGCACCGCGGCGAGCTGGACGTCCCGATGACCGCGGCCGCTGTGGCCGAGCCGGACGACGCTGCTGTTGACCCACTGCTCGAGCACCGCCAGGCCATGCTCGTCGTCGAACCCGCGCAGCTGCGGATGGGCGGCGAGCGTCTCGACGTAGCGGCGAGGGTTCGCCGGGTCGGCGTTCGAGCGCGAGAGCCGGCGGCCCTTCGTCTCCACCATCTCGAACAGCACGGGCAGGAACCGGTCGACGTCGAAGTCGTTCAGCTCCAGGCCGGTCAACTTCTCGAACTGGTAGGAGCGCAGCTCTTTGGGCAGGCGTAGCGTCATCGGGCATCCCGCAGCAGTTCGATGGTCGTGCCGGTCACGTTGATGATGTTCCGCCGCCCGTTGGGTTCGATGATGATCACTCGGCTCGCGGGCTGGAGGGTGAGACCGGCCCGGAACAGGCCCAGTTCCTCGCGCAGCGGCGCTACCTCGGGGTTGGTGGGCAGGAAGCCGGCGTTCGCACGCATCAGCAGCTCGAACAGGTCGACGTCGACGGGCAGGTCTACCTGGCCGGAGCGGTGCCGCAGCATGACGACGTCCGGCGCTGTCTCCACGAACCGGTCGTCCACGGGCTCCACGACGACCTCGAACTCGTCGAGCGGCAGTACCTTGACGACCTCGCCGCCGTTCTCCGTCGGCTCGCCCACCGAGACCGCGACCCCGTCGCCGTCGTAGCCGACCGGCCCGACACAGCGGGAAAGACCGCGCAGCAACCTGGGCACCATCGCATCGGCCACACCGTCGGGTGCGGCGCCGTTCGCGGAGTGGGTGCCGGCGAGCAGCGCGCGGAACTCGTCGAGGTGCCGGTACGGGCCGAGATGGTCGACGGCGGCGAGCTCCGCGTCGGTCGCGGTGAAGTAACGCAGCCGCTTGGCGCGGACGACCTCCGCCGCCGACCGGGTGCCGGGCGCGAGCGAACGCTCCACCTGAGGTGCCGGCACCGCCGCCGGGTCGAGGGCGCGCCACTCGTCGAGCAGCCGGTCGTGCCCGGCCG
Encoded here:
- the mads7 gene encoding methylation-associated defense system protein MAD7, translating into MTLRLPKELRSYQFEKLTGLELNDFDVDRFLPVLFEMVETKGRRLSRSNADPANPRRYVETLAAHPQLRGFDDEHGLAVLEQWVNSSVVRLGHSGRGHRDVQLAAVQPIHIGAYRAGLPTEGARHRKVHVVVYRLLKEALLRRGAPNPEQTLQRLFREAFGRGVAIDAFGVPAFDGKTDDLDANVLLSLYYLEGFQPGKVMATRADLDWSPVMPGVMIALGDLLLDFLTVYRTRLPTIALARHLAALLNIGLFTMTLRLFTVVGELCRGGVGQPPPVDLSRDLHPARTELYVDFTRQTGGDSDRLAGECVARDLERLPAYFENMILLKTLDRYAVNEQRLRTYVEGKSGPDWLAALVGIRGLEYVEWRAGLDLGRIVETTSTELRVPEADARAELAALAPDGSQLDLVLAAIRQSQASKAVTSAGSWLWNTGGLRKQAGLLRGNLRGRRAWRYAMTDELLTTLLLATLMDPAKGAPAPRMRLADLLDVLEHRWGLLVHRPPGARDDASSRAVASGNLAAFTGRLHQMGFFADLADDFNAQYVINPLAGARR